The genomic window GCATGATAAGTTCTTCCAACATCGTATGCATATATTTCTCCTTAGGTTATTGTTCTCATGTATAGTAGTCTTTGTAACGGAAATACCGGGAATAATCAATCACCTTTTAGCTCCGTTTCGGTTTTCTGCACCTGACCATAACGGGAGCCCGCCAGATAATCTTTTCCCACCACCTGTCGCCTTTCACATTGACGGTTGTCTCGATCACGGCAAGAGAAAAGACGGAAAACGAGAAGGGCTGCGGCGGCTCGATCAGGGTGATCACGTTTTCCGGTTTTATGGAATATTCGGTGTGGGCGAGAAAAAAACCCTGAAACTCCGGAATGAGGGACTCGTCGGATGACGTTGACTCTATTCCGGTTTTTTTCGGATTCAAGCGCGCCGGCTCGAGGCGTTCGAGCAGTTCCTCGAATCCGCTTTCCGAGGTCACGGTGAGGTAGAAGCATCCCGAAACGGGGGTAATTACTCCGGTTGTGAGTTCGAAGCCGGTGAATCCCGGCCGAAAGATCTCGCGCAGGCAATCGAGGGACGTATGGCCGGGCAGAAAGAGAAGGGGGATGAGCGGGGGAAACGCCATGGCTGAGACGAGTCCGAACCGGGAAAATATCCGGCGTCTGAGATCGATGATCTTCAACTCCACATTGTCCGGGGGAAAAAGGGCGATAAATTGATATTTCTTCTTTGCTTCATTCATACCATTCTCTGACGGGTGGCTTTTACTTTTTACCAAAAATGTAAAAAAATCGCAATATTACATGACGATAAAAGATCATGTCTGTTGCGAATAATCTACGGCTGTGTTATGATTGGCCTTGATTGCGGGAGCAGGGTTAAAGCGGAACGGAGAGGGACGGGAGGGCAGGAATCCGGTTTTTTCATCAATATAATTACCCAGGGCCGGCAATACGGATTGTCTGTTACCGGATAATGTAAAACCATGAGAAACGGAGTGTAGAACCGTGAAACCAAAAGTCGATGCCATTATCAATGAATGCAAGACAATACTCGAAAGACTCGAGAATGTCGAAACTATCCTTCTGGGTGAAGCGGCGGAGATCGAGGTCTATGATCCCAATTTCATTATCGATATGGATGTTTTTTACCAGGGGGAACTCCCCCCTGCCGCCGGAAGGGCGGAACTGTTTGGAAATCCTCCGGTTTTTGAAACATCCCCGGTCAATCCCGTGGACAGGTTTCTCGATCGAGATTTACCGGTTATTATCTATTATAAAGAGCTAACCCGTGTCGATCATATTTTCAGGCGGATAGAGGAACAAAAGTGGATATTCCGTAAAGAGACGACCAATATGCTCTACCGGCTCAAGCACGGGCAGGTGTTGTTCGGCAGAAAGGGCTGGATCGATGAAATCAGGAAACATTTTGACACTATGCCTTTGAGTTTCTGGAAGAATATCATAGACTCCTGTATGTTCCTTATCGAACATTATCTTCGCGAGATCAATGTGTCGATTTTTACGGAAAACTATCTCCTTTACCAGAACGCACTCTCCTGTTTTATCGAGAGTGTCTGCAGTTGTGTTTTCGCATTGAACAGGCAGTTCGAGCCCTCACCGCGGGTACTCTACGAACGCCTTTGTTCGCTCGACATTCTTCCCGAAGAGTTTCTCAACAGGTTCGAGATACTTTTCAATCCCAAGAAGGGGTTTTCTCCGGAACGTAAAGGGGAGGTGGCGACATTAATCGCGAAGAGTCTTATCCCCATGCGGCTTGAATAAACAGGATCGGTAACGATCATCCTGTGGATCGTTACCGATCCTGTGGATCGTTACCGATCCCCGCAAGATTTATACGCCGGCATGTTTCGGTGAACCGGTTGTCCGGCGAAACAAAGCGCTTCTTCAGTAAGGCGGTCAGCGATGAAAATCAGGCGTCATTTTACCAAAAAAGGAAAAAGCCCTTACGGGGGAATCACCTTTACCGGGCGATCCACGGAAATAAAAAACCCCGACGGGACCGTCATTTTCAGACAGGATGATGTCACCGTCCCTGAGGGGTGGTCGCAGATTGCATCGGATATTCTTGCGCAAAAATATTTCCGAAAGTCCGGCGTGCCCCTGGGAAACGGGAAAACAGGGGGGGAGACCGATGCGCGGCAGGTCTTCCACCGGCTTGCCCATACATGGAAAACATGGGGACGGAGGTTCGGATATTTCGATACGGATGAGGACGCGGGCGCCTTTTATGATGAAATTTGTTACATGCTTGCCCGCCAGACGGCTTCGCCGAACTCACCGCAATGGTTCAATACCGGCCTTTTTGAGGTGTACGGCATCAAGGGGCCGCCCCAGGGACATTTCTTTGTCAATCAGGAAACAGGGGAATGTGAGACTTCGAAAAGCGCTTATGAACGCCCCCAGCCCCATGCCTGCTTCATTCTTTCTCTTGAAGACGATCTGCTTAATAAAAACGGCATTATGGATCTTTTTCTGAAAGAGGCCCGGTTGTTCAAATACGGTTCCGGAACCGGTACGAATTATTCGAACATACGCGGGAAATCAGAACCCCTGAGCGGGGGCGGTGTTTCTTCCGGTCTCCTTTCATTTTTAAAGGTGGGCGACCGGTCCGCTTCGTCGATTAAAAGCGGGGGGACGACCCGGCGTGCGGCAAAAATGGTATGCCTTGATGCCGATCACCCGGATATCGAGGAGTTTATCGAGTGGAAGGTCCGG from Spirochaetales bacterium includes these protein-coding regions:
- a CDS encoding DUF4037 domain-containing protein; protein product: MKPKVDAIINECKTILERLENVETILLGEAAEIEVYDPNFIIDMDVFYQGELPPAAGRAELFGNPPVFETSPVNPVDRFLDRDLPVIIYYKELTRVDHIFRRIEEQKWIFRKETTNMLYRLKHGQVLFGRKGWIDEIRKHFDTMPLSFWKNIIDSCMFLIEHYLREINVSIFTENYLLYQNALSCFIESVCSCVFALNRQFEPSPRVLYERLCSLDILPEEFLNRFEILFNPKKGFSPERKGEVATLIAKSLIPMRLE